The sequence CGAGTATCGTAAACAATTTCTACATGAGAATCTCGATTATTTCCATAACCTGGAAAATGTTTCAACGTTGAAGCAATTTTTTGTTTTTTTAACTCCTCCACAGTTATTTTCACGTATTCACTTGTTTGTTGCGCATCAAGTCCTAATGTTCGGTCATAGATAAAAGCTTCGGGATCAGTTGACACATCTGCATCAGGGAATAAACCACCTTGAATCCCATAAGAATGTAAGACTTTGGCTTTTTCCTGAATATCTGAGCAAATCCCTTCCCATCCAGATTCTTGATATACTTGCTGTGGTGCTTTAAATTCTGCTGGAACTAAATCTGTTCCTCTACTCAAACGAGAAACTGTCCCTCCTTCTTCATCTGATGCAATGAATAACGGTAATTTACTGCTAGATTGATAGCTTTTTATTTTTTCCTTCAGTGAATCTGACGTTTCCATCTCAACGTCACGACCAAATAGAAGGTAACCACCTAAATGATATGCTTCAATACTCTCTAATTGTCCTTCTATCGGTACACGAGCTAAGAATAACTGCCCGACTTTTTCCTCGATACTCATTGAAGAAATCGTGTCATTGATCACTTCTTCTTGATTCTTCGCAGATTGTTTTTCATTTTTGTTCATCGAATTCGTTGTTTCTTCAGTCCCCTTTGTGAGTGTACTGCTCGAACTTTTTTGCTCCACTGTATTGTCGGTCTGATTAAATAATAAAATAACAGCTAAACTAATGCTAAAAATCAAAAGTAAAATAAGTACCGCGCTGACAATCATTTTTTTATTATTGATGATGGTTCCTCCTCTAAAAGTGCAATGAGCTCGTTCAGGTTCCCATAAAAAAACAGGAAAATATGAGGGTAGTTTATGAAACTAATTAAGCTCAGTCGTTTAGTCTATTCCACCATTATCTACCACTTCAAAATTCTCTTTACCGCCTAAACTTTTGATAGCAAACTGCTTTTCTTCTTCATTATAAATAAGTGTTGCTTTTTTGTAACGAAATAGTTGCGTGACATCTGGTTGTTTATACTCTTTATAATTCGTTTTGTATTTGATTAAGTATTGAACATCGTAAATGTTTTTCCCAGTCATTTTAACCGACTCCACAGTTGGGGAACCCGTTACCGAGCTTTTGACTTTACTATCACGCACTGATTGAATAAACGTATTGAAATCTTGATACTCCGCATTGTCTTTGCCATCAATAAAATGATTCGAAAACTTTTGTTTCGTTGTTTCATCATAAGTTGAATACGTACTTGTATAGCCAGAAACAGTTGAATAAAAACTGTTTAAAAACCATTCAATATTGGACTCTCCTTGAATACCAGCAAAATCCAGTTTAATAATCGAAGAGTACGATTCTGGATCATATTCGCTTGCATCAAAAGACGAATCGTTTATTATATAAGGTTTTGTTTCAATAACACTTTTATCTTCTAGCGCTTGTTTCAATTGAACAGTCATTTCTTGGTGCCAAATCAGATTTTTTACTTCGTATTCGCCAGCCAACAGTTGTCCTATTTTTTTATCATTAATAAAAACATCGGCTTCAGAGATATTAGAAGTAAGTTTAAATGAGATTTTACGAAAGTCCAAATTTACTTGATTCGTTTGATTATCACCAGAATTCTGACGTTGAAGCAAGTCGATTGTTGTTTCGCTTTTTTCACCAGCTAACTCACCTTTGACTGTATATTCTGCTGGAGTTAACGGCCCCCATACAGTTTGAAACTGCGCTTTATCGGTTGTCTCTTTTTCTTGATTATTCAAGAATAACTTCATATCTTTTTGATTCGCTTTAATCGTTATGTAGCCTGGTTTTAAAGCCCATTGATAATGATCAAACAGCAAAAACTTCTTGCCATTTTTTATCAGCGATAACACTCCTGTATGATTATCAACGTTGCCTAATTGTTCAATCAGTCGAGAAAAAGCTTCTTTGTGTTCGTTACGTCCATAATAATCAAAATACTTTTTTATTTCTTTTCTTGTTACATTATAATTAGGATCTACTGAAACCGTCAATTGTTCCATCTTATTGACATCTTTATTTTTAACGATTTCTACCATTCTCTTAAGCTGGTTCTCTTGACTATAATAATTTTTCGCAGCAAAATAAGTGCCAAAAACTAGGCACATAAGCGCAACAGATAGCGTAATTAAAATCTTTTGTTTTTGTTTCATTGGTTGTTTTACTTTGCTTACCTGAGCATCTTCTAGGTGATAAGTGGGATCTTTTGATACAGATTCCCCACAAGTTGTACAGAACTGGTCTTCTTCCTCTAATACTGTACCGCATGAACAGGTATTATTTTCAGCTACTTCTGGTGTTTTTAACTCAAATGTATCATCATTTTCCGCTTGAGTAATCGGCTGTGTTTTGAGCTTATCCCCACAATTTTCACAAAACAGTGCTGCTTCTTCGTTTTCATGTTGGCATGACTGACAAATCTTCATTTTTCTCTCCTATTTTTACTATTTTTTTGGTTCCTCTCTATCATTCTATTTTATTGACAAAAAGTCAACTTTTTTTACAATAAAAATATGTATAATTTAAAGTCTCATAGTAAAATAAAGAGAGGTTTCCTTATTTAAATAACAGACTTAACTTAATTCTTTATTTTTGACAAAAAATTCAGCTCATGAGATGCTCTAATTGCACTAAACAACAAAAAGAGAGAAGGTTGAATTTTTATGGCAACAATGGTATTTGTAAATTTCCCAGTCACAGATGTAGCACGTTCTACAGAATTTTACGAAAAATTGGGATTCAAAAAAAACCAAGAATTTTCTACCGAAGAAACAAGCTCAATGGTTTGGGATGATAACTTTTGGGTTATGTTGTTAAATCATGATTTTTACAGTAAATTTATCAAAGATAAAAAAATTGCAGATACAAAAACAACTAGTGGTGTTTTAGTTGCGTTTAGTCTGGAAAGTGCAGATGCTGTGAAGAAATTTGCTGAAACGGCTAAGGCAAATGGTGGCGATTTTTATAAGGTTGATATGGGTATTCCAGAAGATATGATGTTTGGTCTTGAAGTGCAAGATCCAGATGGAAATTCTTTGGAACCGACATGGATGAGTATGTAAAAAAACAATACACATAAGTTATAATTTTGAGTTTGGGCCAATAGTCAGAAAAAATCTGATTTTGCCCCAAACTCATTTTTCTTAATTTATCTAATTTTTATTTCTATAGGCGTTATCATCAAAAGATCAGCATTCTCATTGTAACTGTCAATTGTTGCAATTATGTGTATATTAAGACCTTCTGAAATGGAGTCTGGAATGTTATCACCTGTTAAATGTAAATCGTAAGTAACATTCTTATTGTTAATTTGAAAATTAGCTCCACTATTACCATTAGGGTCATAGTTACCAGGCGTTATTAAGAAATCATATCGAGTTTTATTATTTCCGTGTAAAGACATGTAAGCAATATTTCCATCAAACTCTACTTTACGATTTTTATATTTTTCTGCAAATTCTTTGTAGGCTTTATAATCGTCAATACCTATTAATACATTTACAAATTCTGATATTTTTAAATTCAACTTTTTTTATAAAATGAAAATCAATGTTCTCTGAAAAATTTTTATCGCCTATCACTTATGTATTTTCTGCGTTATTTAATCTTTAATATGGGTATTTGAGATAAATCAATATTCCATTGCCAACTGTTTGTTATCTAAATTACTGTTAAAAGCTACCAAGTTAATTTTTAGACGTTTTAAATTAGAGTGCATTACCTAAATTGCACCTCGTCAATAATACTCACTAGGCAGGCTCCTATAGCCGTTAAAAATAGAAGTACAAAAAAAGAGTCATCAATATAATTGCACCTTTCACCTGATAAATTATGCTTTTATAAGTCATCAAATTGCTCAGTGGTTTGTTTAAATGTTTGTTCTGCTTGCTTTACCCATTGCCCTTTTGCTGATGTTTTAAAACTGGATAGATAACTGGAACTTGTACTTTTTAACCCGATCATCTTTTCTTTTTCCATTTGATTCATCATTTGTTTACGATTTTCAGATGTTGCATGGCTTTGATTAGCTACAAATGTTTGAATCAACTTTTTTTCTAATTCTTTTCGGATATCTGCTAAACTTTCTTTTAATGCATCTAACATTTATGAATTCCTTTCTTTTCTTACTAGTAACATATCCTCTTCATAGGACATTCTTTTTTTTTGATACGAAAGCCTTTGTTCTTCTTGCTCATCATCTAATTTATTCAATGTTTTCTTAATGACCATTTGACCTTCTTCTTGCGCTTCTTGAAGGAATCTGTAAGCTTGTTGCAATGCTTCAGGTTCATTAGCTTCTTCACTTTTTGCCATGTACCTTACATAATCAGCTAAACTTTCAAGTTCGCTACGGAACACCCGATTCTCCTGATGAACATCCTCTATTGTTTCTTTTATTTGTTGTTTTTCTTTTCTATAGTCTGTTTCTAAAGCATCCAATTTTTTAGATAGCTCTTCTTCTGTGTCCATTACATGCTCCTTATCTGATTCGCTAACTCTTGGTCTGTTTGTAATTGTTTCGTAATTGACTCCCTTATTTTCTGTATTAATTTAATTCATCATAATTTCGGCTTATCTTTGTAGCTTTCGCTAATTTCTCCTCATATACACGGACTGGTTCTCTTACGATGCTACTTTCTGTTGCATTTCCCCTAGCTAATGCATCTATACACTCTCCATAAGATAAATGGGAACCTGTATTTTCAGCATTCGATTTTGTTGTTCTCCACAAATCTCCTGCATTTTTGATACCATCTGTATACATTTGTTTGAGCTCTGTAATTTCGCCACTGATTGTTTGTTTCATCCCTTGGGTGATTACCATTGCTTCTGATGCATCAAGAAAAATCTCTTCAGATTTAGAAAGACCACCACCGCTTTTCATAAGACTCTTTCTCATCATATCTATTGCAGATAGTTGTTGAGTTACCATGTATTTAGCCAGTTGGAGACTCCCTTCTTTTGGAGCCTTAATACTTCCATCTTTATTAAAATCACATCCACCCCACATATGTTGGTCAATAAGTCCTACTTTTTTGGAGTTTATTCTAATAATATTTCCTACTGATAGTTTACCCGAACCATAACCGATTGCTATAATGTCTTTTGAATCAACATAATTAAATAATTTGTTTAGTTTTGTTAATGCATCTGCCGTTGCTTGTTGTTTTGGGGAAAGAACACCATAGATATTTGGCCCTTCATAAAAAAATCCACCTGCAATACGTAAACTATCCTTATCAGATAAATCTGAAACTGCGTATTGCGCATTCATGGAACCTAATGAGTGTCCCTAAACAAATACTTGTGCATTTGGATATAGTTCCATGGCATTTTTTAAGGTTTCTGCCGAAGACTGCAATTGTGGCGTTGCTACTGCTCCACCACCATTAATCACTTGTATTCCAGTGGGAATATCATTTAATAACCAGTCTTTGACAGCATCTGATGATAACTCAAAAGAAGAACCACGATAAATTACCGTAACTTCTTTTACTTGGTTTCTTTGTTCGATTGATGAAGAGGCAGGACAATACTTATCTGTAATAACAAAAGATTGTTCTCCAGTGGATTTATCATTTACAATGGATATCACTCCAACTAAATCATTATTATCAAGTCTGACTTCATCTTTTATTAACCATTCTTCGTATTCTTTGGATGCAATTTCAACACGTTCCTCATCAGAATAAGCTTTAGTCATCAATTGTTCCCCCTCTCAATTTCTCACCTAATTTCGAAGAGTTACCTGAAATTACAGATTTTTTAAACTGCCCATTATTGTTTTTGTCTAAATGAAACCTTACATATAACTCTTTATCTGCATCAATGATTAAAGTACCGTTAATTCCACCCATAGGATTATGTTTGATACTTTCTTCATCAATTTCATACGATTTAATAATTCCTTCTTCTGTGAGTGCTTTCGGGTCTAGTACTTTTAAACCATTCTCAAATACTTCTTTTGCTTCTTGACTATTCACAATCTTAATCATTTTATCCTCTTGTTTCTTATTGTCTAACATCACTTTCCCTCCAATCCCAATGGTAATTATTACAATAATACCTATAACTACTAATAGTTTCTTTTTCATTTTCCACCTACTTTTTCCATTTACTAAAAAAGTGTACTTATCATAATTAAACTTTAATTCTAATTACTATTTATTTTACTAAATGTACAATAAAATTGATAGATTTGAAATTATGATTTTTATCCAAGTTTGTCCATTTAAAAAGAGTTTGCAAGTTTTTACACTTACAAACCCTTTTCTTATTATACTAAGTTATTAATTGCTTGCTGTAGTTCAATAACAGCATGCTCAATATCTATTTGGCTAACCTCACTGCTATCATATACGTATTTGGCATCTGCAAGTTTAATCATTAAAATTGATCAAGTTATTATCTTAAAACCACCAAAACAGGTTCCTAGGACTTAATAAATATAGTCATCAAAAATCGGTGATTTTATTTATTTAATTCTTGTCCATCTCCCATAACATTAAATTCCAATTTTCCCCATTATCAACTGTATTCGTTGAGGTATACATACGCCACTTTAATGCTATATTAATAACAATAATGAAAATACCAACTATGGTGCAACTTTACAAGCTATTGCAGATAGTTTAGGGAATACCTTTGATGTATTTATAAAATATTATGCTCATCCTCAAGAGAAATTACAGAAAAAAATAGCTTGTATCGACTTTTTGAAAAACTAGAGTAATTACCTTAATAGATACACTAGTTTTTCTACAAATTATTGCATCGCTTCGTTCATCAGAACTTTTATGGAGACATTAAAAAAAACCTAAACCTATATATACCAAGGTTTAGGGTTGAACTATGCGGCCAAGAAGACTCGAACTTCCACGGGGTTGCCCCCACCAGCCCCTCAAGCTGGCGCGTCTGCCATTCCGCCATGACCGCATTTTATATTTTATGAAATAAGTGTATCTTAACATATGATAAAATACGGCCTACCTTTTGTCAATGGTTCATCTAACAGGCAAACGTACATAATAAAAGTTAACGCTGCTGCTTATACGCATATACTTGACATAGCTCATCATAAGCCCTACTGACATTATTTGGAATTTCTACTTCCCCGATGTAATTACTTCCTTTTGGTCCGTAACCATATTCATCGTTTCTCAATCGAGGAATCTCCCCTAAAACTAAAGACAGAAAATATTCTTTTGTCCATAAACCATTAAGTCTATCATCTTCAAAAAGAATGGTTTTATCTATAGATTTCAGATAAGGCACGATTGGTACATAATTTGTAAACATTGTGTTCGTTTCTTGCCAATGTTTTTCAAAGGTCGCCTTGATTCTTCTTTGTAAAATCGGATCTTCCAGTAATAAGACCTTCTTTTGCGCTATTCTAGCTTTTTTTACAACCTCTAAAGAAAAGAGTGCATTTTCACCAGAATTGGTTGAGTGCATTTCTGTTAAGAATAACTCTGGAGCTATATCATATTTCATTTTATAATACTCTAAATACATTTCAGTTTCACTAGCATCCGAGACGTCAATTCCCATATTTTTAAAATTATTTCGTAAAAAAGGCGTAGCGTGACCGATACCACCTACAAGTAAAACCGCAGATACTTTTTTTTGTTTATATAAGTGTATCAGTTCATCGGCAAGATAAGGAAGACTATTTCCAGCCAAAATTGCTAAATCATAGCTTCCTGTTATTTTTTCTTGTGCAGCTAAATAGTTGATTACTTCATTCCATTGGCGAATCATCTTGTTCCCTACTTTCCTTTTCCGTCAATAATACAAAGAGGGTAGCACAAAAGTGTTTAGCTCTTCTTTCTCAGAGCTAAACACTTTTGTCTAAACTTCTACAAGTTTCCCTCGACATTTGCCGCAAACAAATTTTTGGGTATTGACTCTACGTTTTCTTAAAATCAATGTTTGACATTTTTCGCATTGATATTGATGATAAGATTGCGGCTTTTGCTCTACTAAAGGTCGAACATAACGACTTCCACCCGTTTTTTTTAACAATGTCTTAAAGTCAGAATCTTTATGCTGATAGCCCTTGCCGTCAATATGAAGATGATAATGACATAATTCATGTTTGATGACTTTGATTAATTCGTCTTCGCCATAAAGTTCAATAACTTTCGGGTTAAAATCAATATCGTGAGAATTTAAATGATACCGCCCACCTGTGGTTTTCAACCGTCGATTGAAAAAAGCTTTATGCCTAAACTTTTTTTCAAAAAAAGCCAACGAAATTTCTTCTACTAACTTTTGTAACTGTTCATCGGTAAATACTGGCTTTGTTGGTTTTCCTTCTTTCGAAAAACTGCTCAAAATCAATCTTTCCTTTCAGCTTGCGGCAACATCGTTAGACTAATGCGCCCTTTCTTCATGTCTACATCTTCTACCCAAACGGTCACAACGTCTCCTACAGCAACGACATCTGTAGGATGTTTAACAAATTTTGTACTAAGTTTTGAAATGTGGACTAAGCCATCTTGTTTTACACCAATATCAACGAAAGCACCAAAATCGATAACATTTCGAACTGTACCTTGCAACTCCATTCCAGATTTAAGGTCTTCCATGGATAAGACATCTTTTCTTAAAAGAGGAGCAGGCATTTCATCACGCATGTCTCTTCCTGGCTGGACTAATGCTTGGATGATATCTTTCAAGGTTTCACTCCCAACAGCTAATTCAGATTCTAATTGATCTAATGACAATCCTTTAATGCTTTGGGCAGCTTCTGGAGTTCCAAGTTCTGCTAATTTAACGCTGGCTTTTTCTAAAATTGCCTTAGCAACATCATAACTTTCTGGATGAATCCCTGTATTATCCAATATGTTTTTCCCATTTGGAATTCGCAAGAACCCAATCGCTTGTTCATAAGCTTTTGGACCTAAACGAGGAACTTTTTTAACTTGATTACGAGCCGTAAAGGCGCCATTTTCATCTCGATAGGCCATTAAGTTTTGAGCAGTCGTTTTGTTTAAACCAGAAATATGTTGTAATAATTGTGGGCTAGCTGTGTTTACATTTACGCCGACTTGGTTAACAGCTGTTTCTACAACAAAATCCAATTGTTCTGCTAAACGTTTTTGGGAAACATCATGTTGATATTGACCGACGCCGACCGCTTTCGGATCGATTTTTACAAGTTCTGCTAAAGGATCTTGCAAACGGCGAGCAATACTGACCGCACTTCTTTCTTCTACTTGTAGATCTGGAAATTCAGTTCTCGCTACATCACTCGCAGAATAGACAGACGCTCCTGCTTCGTTAACGATCACATAGAAAACGTCCCGTTTGATTTGTTTTAATTGTTCAGCAACAAATAGCTCAGATTCACGGCTAGCTGTTCCATTACCGATCGCCACCATTTCAACTTGATACTTTTCAATCAACTGATTAAAAGCAGGACCTGCTGCTGCACGTTTTTCTCCTGAAGCTGGTTTGTGAGGATAAATCACTTGGATCGCTAATACTTTACCTGTGGCATCGACAATCGCCATTTTGCATCCTGTTCGGTAAGCTGGATCAAACCCTAAAACGACTTTGCCTTTCAATGGTGGTTGAAGCAATAGATTACGTAAGTTCTCACCAAAAATATTGATTGCTTGTTCATCGGCTTTTTCAGTCAATTCATTACGAATCTCACGTTCGATGGCTGGACCAATAAATCGTTTGTAACTATCTAAATACGCTGTTTCAACATAAGCCGCTGTTGGAGATTGTTTATTATTTCCAATCAATTGTCGTTCTAAATAAGAATTGATTTTTTCTTCCTCTACCAAAAGAGTAACTTTCAAGATATCTTCTTTTTCACCACGATTTGTTGCTAAGACCCTATGAGAAACCATTTTACTAACAGGTTCAGAAAAATCATAATACATTTCATAAACTGATTTCTCGTCTTTCTCTTCGTCTTTAACTGTACTTACGTATTGCCCATGTTTAAAGGTAAAATCACGAATCCAAGTACGGAATTTAGGCTCATCGGATACTCGTTCAGCAATGATTTCATGCGCACCAAGCAATGCTGCTTCCGCTGAATCAACTTCTTTTTCAGCATCCACATATTTATCAGCCTCAGCCGTTACATCTGCCTGAACTGGAAAGCTCATTAACCAGTCTGCTAAAGGTTCTAGTCCTTTTTCTTTGGCAATTGTTGCTTTGGTACGACGTTTTTGCTTGTAAGGGCGATATAGATCTTCTACTTGCTGCATTTTTGTCGCTTTTTGAATGGATTTAGCTAACTCATCTGTCAGTTTTCCTTGCTCTTCGATTAAACGAAGTACTTCTTCTTTGCGTTTCTCTAAATTACCTAAGTAGGTGTACCGTTCTTCAATTTCACGAATTTGCACTTCATCTAAACTGTTCGTCATTTCTTTACGATAACGGGCAATAAAAGGAACAGTGTTGCCTTCACTTAATAAAGTCAGCACTGTTGTGATTTGTTTGGGACGATATTCTGTCAATTCTTTCTGAAGTAAATCAACTACTTCTTGGTTATAAGCTTCTGCCATATTTACATACCTCTCTTCATTAACATACTGTTTCATTTTAGCATATTTTCTTGTTGAAATATAGGACGAGCAAAAAGCTTAAAAAAGACTTTACTCGGTTCAAATAGAAACAGTTGTTTAAAAATCAGGCTGCCAAGGTCCATTTAAATTTTGATATTCAATGTCTTGCACGATTCCATTTTGATCGAAAATCACACCATGAACTGAACCACCAAACACAGCGCCCCCATCAATCCCAATTTTATTATCGGACAGCCACAAGTCAGTTGTCTCCATATCTCCATGAAGCATTGGAGTAATGGTATGACCAAACACAATTTTTTTACCTGTATGATTTTTTCCTTGATGAAACGCCTCTCTGATCCAGATAAAATCATGCGGACTCGTTTCATGCCAGTCTTTTTTAGTTAAGTCTACTCCAGCATGAACAAAAATATACTCTTCCCATTCAAAGTAAAGTGGCCGCTCAGTCAAAAATTCAATCAACTCTTTATATCTGCTGCGAATCATCATGCTGATCTC is a genomic window of Enterococcus haemoperoxidus ATCC BAA-382 containing:
- a CDS encoding glycoside hydrolase family 3 protein encodes the protein MIVSAVLILLLIFSISLAVILLFNQTDNTVEQKSSSSTLTKGTEETTNSMNKNEKQSAKNQEEVINDTISSMSIEEKVGQLFLARVPIEGQLESIEAYHLGGYLLFGRDVEMETSDSLKEKIKSYQSSSKLPLFIASDEEGGTVSRLSRGTDLVPAEFKAPQQVYQESGWEGICSDIQEKAKVLHSYGIQGGLFPDADVSTDPEAFIYDRTLGLDAQQTSEYVKITVEELKKQKIASTLKHFPGYGNNRDSHVEIVYDTRSLDELRNNDFLPFKAGIAAGADSVLISHNIITSIDEAMPASISRPVHDILRNELGFQNVIMTDDMDMAGLADFISQKEAGLAALKAGNDLILSSSFQEQIPYVLQGIEEGVYTEKELNQSVYRVLKMKMDIGLINW
- a CDS encoding zinc ribbon domain-containing protein, translating into MKICQSCQHENEEAALFCENCGDKLKTQPITQAENDDTFELKTPEVAENNTCSCGTVLEEEDQFCTTCGESVSKDPTYHLEDAQVSKVKQPMKQKQKILITLSVALMCLVFGTYFAAKNYYSQENQLKRMVEIVKNKDVNKMEQLTVSVDPNYNVTRKEIKKYFDYYGRNEHKEAFSRLIEQLGNVDNHTGVLSLIKNGKKFLLFDHYQWALKPGYITIKANQKDMKLFLNNQEKETTDKAQFQTVWGPLTPAEYTVKGELAGEKSETTIDLLQRQNSGDNQTNQVNLDFRKISFKLTSNISEADVFINDKKIGQLLAGEYEVKNLIWHQEMTVQLKQALEDKSVIETKPYIINDSSFDASEYDPESYSSIIKLDFAGIQGESNIEWFLNSFYSTVSGYTSTYSTYDETTKQKFSNHFIDGKDNAEYQDFNTFIQSVRDSKVKSSVTGSPTVESVKMTGKNIYDVQYLIKYKTNYKEYKQPDVTQLFRYKKATLIYNEEEKQFAIKSLGGKENFEVVDNGGID
- a CDS encoding VOC family protein — its product is MATMVFVNFPVTDVARSTEFYEKLGFKKNQEFSTEETSSMVWDDNFWVMLLNHDFYSKFIKDKKIADTKTTSGVLVAFSLESADAVKKFAETAKANGGDFYKVDMGIPEDMMFGLEVQDPDGNSLEPTWMSM
- a CDS encoding DUF4839 domain-containing protein is translated as MNLKISEFVNVLIGIDDYKAYKEFAEKYKNRKVEFDGNIAYMSLHGNNKTRYDFLITPGNYDPNGNSGANFQINNKNVTYDLHLTGDNIPDSISEGLNIHIIATIDSYNENADLLMITPIEIKIR
- a CDS encoding DUF1310 family protein, whose product is MKKKLLVVIGIIVIITIGIGGKVMLDNKKQEDKMIKIVNSQEAKEVFENGLKVLDPKALTEEGIIKSYEIDEESIKHNPMGGINGTLIIDADKELYVRFHLDKNNNGQFKKSVISGNSSKLGEKLRGGTIDD
- a CDS encoding ElyC/SanA/YdcF family protein, giving the protein MIRQWNEVINYLAAQEKITGSYDLAILAGNSLPYLADELIHLYKQKKVSAVLLVGGIGHATPFLRNNFKNMGIDVSDASETEMYLEYYKMKYDIAPELFLTEMHSTNSGENALFSLEVVKKARIAQKKVLLLEDPILQRRIKATFEKHWQETNTMFTNYVPIVPYLKSIDKTILFEDDRLNGLWTKEYFLSLVLGEIPRLRNDEYGYGPKGSNYIGEVEIPNNVSRAYDELCQVYAYKQQR
- a CDS encoding SprT family protein, with protein sequence MSSFSKEGKPTKPVFTDEQLQKLVEEISLAFFEKKFRHKAFFNRRLKTTGGRYHLNSHDIDFNPKVIELYGEDELIKVIKHELCHYHLHIDGKGYQHKDSDFKTLLKKTGGSRYVRPLVEQKPQSYHQYQCEKCQTLILRKRRVNTQKFVCGKCRGKLVEV
- a CDS encoding Tex family protein, producing the protein MAEAYNQEVVDLLQKELTEYRPKQITTVLTLLSEGNTVPFIARYRKEMTNSLDEVQIREIEERYTYLGNLEKRKEEVLRLIEEQGKLTDELAKSIQKATKMQQVEDLYRPYKQKRRTKATIAKEKGLEPLADWLMSFPVQADVTAEADKYVDAEKEVDSAEAALLGAHEIIAERVSDEPKFRTWIRDFTFKHGQYVSTVKDEEKDEKSVYEMYYDFSEPVSKMVSHRVLATNRGEKEDILKVTLLVEEEKINSYLERQLIGNNKQSPTAAYVETAYLDSYKRFIGPAIEREIRNELTEKADEQAINIFGENLRNLLLQPPLKGKVVLGFDPAYRTGCKMAIVDATGKVLAIQVIYPHKPASGEKRAAAGPAFNQLIEKYQVEMVAIGNGTASRESELFVAEQLKQIKRDVFYVIVNEAGASVYSASDVARTEFPDLQVEERSAVSIARRLQDPLAELVKIDPKAVGVGQYQHDVSQKRLAEQLDFVVETAVNQVGVNVNTASPQLLQHISGLNKTTAQNLMAYRDENGAFTARNQVKKVPRLGPKAYEQAIGFLRIPNGKNILDNTGIHPESYDVAKAILEKASVKLAELGTPEAAQSIKGLSLDQLESELAVGSETLKDIIQALVQPGRDMRDEMPAPLLRKDVLSMEDLKSGMELQGTVRNVIDFGAFVDIGVKQDGLVHISKLSTKFVKHPTDVVAVGDVVTVWVEDVDMKKGRISLTMLPQAERKD
- a CDS encoding metallophosphoesterase; protein product: MKKFIYAISDIHGEYELFEKLIQYFDPKMHQLVLIGDLNDRGPKTKESFLLGKELVEKYKAVYLRGNHEEYFLQFLNKPEDWFTSYIRNGGKETMESLLHKGATEEYSPTEISMMIRSRYKELIEFLTERPLYFEWEEYIFVHAGVDLTKKDWHETSPHDFIWIREAFHQGKNHTGKKIVFGHTITPMLHGDMETTDLWLSDNKIGIDGGAVFGGSVHGVIFDQNGIVQDIEYQNLNGPWQPDF